One window of the Ureibacillus sp. FSL W7-1570 genome contains the following:
- the prsW gene encoding glutamic-type intramembrane protease PrsW encodes MFILLSAAIAPGCALFSYFYLRNQMATEPRKTLLRTFIFGLLITFPIMFIQYVMQEEEIITNSFLLDVLFSSALEEFFKWFIIFAFIYRHVEFDDPYDGILYGAAASLGFATLENILYLLTFGIDTAFMRALLPVSSHALFGVVMGYYFGKSKFTKNDRSKEYLALSIAAPLFLHFIYNSILMFEDYWLYLMAPFMLFLWWFALRKVKLAHEHLIKHLVEQNKI; translated from the coding sequence TTGTTTATTCTACTCTCTGCAGCGATTGCTCCAGGATGTGCGTTATTCAGCTATTTTTACTTGCGAAATCAAATGGCGACCGAACCCCGAAAAACACTTCTCCGAACATTCATTTTCGGATTATTGATCACTTTTCCAATCATGTTCATTCAGTATGTCATGCAGGAAGAAGAAATCATTACAAATTCTTTTCTCCTCGATGTCCTATTCTCGAGCGCATTGGAAGAATTTTTCAAGTGGTTCATTATTTTTGCCTTTATTTATCGCCATGTGGAATTTGACGATCCATATGATGGAATTCTGTATGGAGCAGCTGCTTCTTTAGGGTTTGCTACACTGGAGAATATTCTTTATTTGTTGACATTTGGCATTGATACCGCCTTTATGCGCGCATTATTGCCAGTTTCAAGCCATGCTTTATTCGGTGTGGTGATGGGCTATTATTTCGGAAAAAGCAAATTTACAAAGAATGACCGTTCGAAGGAATATTTGGCTCTTTCCATTGCGGCTCCATTATTTTTGCATTTCATCTATAATTCTATTTTAATGTTTGAAGATTATTGGCTTTATTTGATGGCCCCATTCATGCTTTTTTTATGGTGGTTTGCTTTAAGGAAAGTGAAATTGGCACATGAGCATTTAATCAAACATCTTGTGGAACAAAATAAGATTTAG
- the sleB gene encoding spore cortex-lytic enzyme, whose amino-acid sequence MFRNILIALLYLVAATGTITLIKPEESFAFSNQVIERGAFGDDVIELQARLQYLGFYHGKIDGKFGYGTYWALRNFQESYGLKVDGIAGAETKRVLANNSDFDREWVHAQINAGREFTYYGGIPLDQQVKKGKAGSSGSKSYQLPSKFTEQDLQLMANAVYGEARGEPYEGQVAVAAVILNRLESPDFPNTISEIIFQPGAFTAVADGQIWLTPNERAKQAVLDAMSGWDPSENALYYFNPNTATSKWIWSRPQIKQIGQHIFCY is encoded by the coding sequence ATGTTCAGAAATATATTGATTGCATTGCTGTATCTGGTTGCGGCAACCGGCACGATTACGCTCATCAAGCCGGAAGAATCTTTCGCCTTTTCGAATCAGGTCATTGAACGGGGTGCCTTTGGCGACGATGTGATCGAATTGCAAGCACGACTGCAATATTTGGGGTTCTATCATGGAAAAATTGATGGAAAGTTCGGATACGGCACTTACTGGGCATTGCGAAACTTCCAGGAAAGCTATGGCTTGAAAGTGGATGGGATTGCCGGCGCGGAAACAAAAAGGGTGCTTGCGAACAACAGCGATTTTGACCGGGAATGGGTGCATGCGCAAATTAACGCGGGAAGAGAGTTTACTTATTATGGAGGTATTCCTCTTGATCAACAAGTGAAAAAAGGGAAAGCTGGTTCGTCGGGAAGCAAAAGCTACCAGTTGCCATCCAAATTTACGGAGCAAGATTTGCAGCTGATGGCGAACGCTGTTTATGGAGAAGCGAGGGGGGAACCTTATGAAGGACAAGTGGCAGTGGCGGCAGTCATTTTAAACCGGCTTGAGTCGCCTGATTTCCCTAATACGATTTCGGAAATCATTTTCCAACCAGGTGCATTTACAGCCGTGGCAGATGGACAAATTTGGTTGACGCCGAATGAAAGGGCGAAACAGGCAGTTCTTGATGCCATGAGTGGATGGGATCCATCGGAAAATGCACTATATTATTTCAATCCGAATACAGCGACAAGCAAATGGATTTGGTCAAGACCTCAAATTAAACAAATCGGTCAACATATTTTCTGCTATTAA
- a CDS encoding PepSY1/2 domain-containing protein: MKSLVYLLSIAVLALGLYAYDVRSDNQQLKKEIHAQYTNSLSNASEKLSYLQRSVAQSLLFQDEKALQNELDNIWRTSNELRTSISNLPLNPDVANQWLRYIGKIGDEAKRASTNGDYESWQKKMTVVHNNLEQLTNEWSLATAHFYENDGDFEKWKQVAKTDLEESPFKNLASNLKTYSEKDFPLTTSESDWLKKRDLKHIRDREITKDEAIQVLEKLVPGIKDATYTVSKSKEDAPYPFYHIQFVKGSRVGYADITVKGGHLISFLSERPVQPDRNITQEKVKELTKQFIERAGYDDLEIIEMRENHEAWHVHLARVAGKHNALVYPDGIQLKVSKDSGELLGLNAMEYVQRENINDNQPVVPIDWKKFFRPNTVVEEERFIYTENEAYQLRLCYEVIARFEDDINQTYRVVVDTENHDVLKVEQLP, translated from the coding sequence ATGAAAAGTCTAGTATACCTACTTTCCATTGCTGTGTTGGCATTAGGGCTGTATGCTTATGATGTCCGTTCAGACAATCAACAATTGAAAAAAGAAATTCACGCGCAATACACCAATTCTTTATCCAATGCCAGCGAAAAATTATCCTATTTGCAGCGTTCCGTGGCACAATCACTGCTATTCCAGGATGAAAAAGCATTACAAAACGAATTGGACAACATTTGGCGGACAAGCAATGAATTGCGTACATCCATCAGTAATTTGCCGTTGAATCCGGATGTAGCGAATCAATGGCTCCGTTATATCGGAAAAATCGGGGATGAAGCAAAAAGAGCTTCAACCAACGGCGATTACGAATCTTGGCAAAAGAAGATGACGGTGGTTCATAACAATTTGGAACAATTGACAAATGAATGGTCCCTTGCAACAGCCCATTTTTATGAAAATGACGGTGATTTTGAAAAATGGAAGCAAGTGGCGAAAACCGATCTGGAAGAATCGCCTTTTAAAAATCTGGCTTCAAACTTGAAAACATATTCGGAAAAGGATTTCCCGTTAACAACCAGCGAATCCGATTGGTTGAAGAAACGGGATTTGAAACACATACGAGATCGTGAAATCACGAAGGATGAAGCCATTCAAGTTTTAGAAAAGCTTGTGCCGGGGATCAAAGATGCGACATATACCGTTTCAAAGAGCAAAGAAGATGCGCCATATCCCTTTTACCATATTCAATTTGTCAAAGGAAGCAGGGTAGGATATGCGGATATTACAGTCAAAGGCGGCCATTTGATATCCTTCTTATCCGAACGCCCGGTACAGCCGGACCGGAATATTACACAGGAAAAAGTGAAGGAATTGACAAAACAATTTATTGAACGGGCCGGTTATGATGATTTGGAGATTATCGAAATGCGGGAAAACCATGAAGCTTGGCATGTCCATCTTGCGCGGGTGGCAGGAAAACACAATGCCCTGGTATATCCGGACGGTATACAGTTGAAAGTATCGAAGGACAGTGGAGAGCTGTTAGGTTTGAATGCAATGGAATATGTACAAAGAGAAAACATCAATGACAATCAGCCGGTAGTTCCGATTGACTGGAAGAAATTTTTCCGCCCAAATACAGTGGTGGAGGAAGAACGATTCATTTATACGGAAAACGAAGCGTATCAGTTAAGATTATGCTATGAAGTGATTGCCCGTTTTGAAGATGACATCAATCAAACGTACCGGGTTGTTGTAGATACGGAAAACCATGATGTCCTCAAAGTGGAGCAATTGCCATAA
- a CDS encoding PilZ domain-containing protein yields MEIKMGMFITLESNSSETVESVKCKVVDRQDNVLYVSQPVGMQTNKTCCLRKNTDYRALFQGEDKVIYTFPTKVIGEKMDQLPTILLSCPPRKEIKKIERRRFVRVRTSVDVSVEYNGQFHPYVTKDISAGGIAVKLQSVPPFAEGNTVTLTIVLPFKNGEIQYIQTDAKVVQIFKNNDEQLASFQFINIDEIDQQLILRFCFERQVLIMKEMSNLQ; encoded by the coding sequence ATGGAAATTAAAATGGGGATGTTTATTACATTGGAATCCAATTCATCGGAAACGGTTGAAAGTGTCAAATGCAAAGTGGTGGACAGACAAGACAATGTGCTTTATGTATCTCAACCGGTGGGAATGCAGACGAATAAAACCTGCTGCTTAAGGAAGAACACTGATTATCGTGCATTATTTCAAGGCGAAGATAAAGTCATCTACACATTTCCGACGAAAGTGATCGGCGAAAAAATGGACCAGTTGCCTACGATTTTACTTTCATGCCCTCCCAGAAAGGAAATCAAAAAGATTGAAAGAAGGAGATTTGTCCGGGTCAGAACTTCAGTGGACGTTTCAGTAGAATACAACGGTCAATTTCATCCATACGTAACAAAGGATATCAGCGCCGGTGGAATTGCTGTAAAACTGCAATCTGTTCCGCCATTCGCAGAAGGAAATACGGTCACATTAACAATTGTTTTACCATTTAAAAATGGTGAGATACAATATATTCAGACGGATGCGAAAGTGGTTCAAATATTTAAAAACAATGATGAACAGCTTGCATCTTTCCAATTCATCAATATCGATGAAATCGATCAACAATTGATTCTTCGGTTCTGCTTCGAACGGCAAGTGTTGATCATGAAGGAGATGTCAAACCTCCAATAA
- the cmk gene encoding (d)CMP kinase gives MKKNIQIAIDGPAGAGKSTIAKIVAEQLGFTYIDTGAMYRAVTYKALKENIKLDDEKNLEEMLLRTEIELKPSPNGQLVFVDGEDVTKKIRSNEVTANVPQVAALGKVREILVAKQKQLAKDGAVVMDGRDIGTHVLKDAELKIFMSASVEERAKRRLLDNEKRGIPSDFEKLKEEIALRDQQDMEREISPLVQAEDAIFLDTTHLSIEEVAEEILRMAKEKMA, from the coding sequence ATGAAAAAAAATATTCAAATTGCGATTGATGGCCCTGCAGGCGCAGGAAAAAGCACCATAGCCAAAATCGTGGCTGAACAATTGGGCTTCACTTACATTGATACTGGAGCGATGTATCGCGCCGTAACGTATAAAGCGCTAAAAGAAAACATAAAATTAGATGATGAAAAAAATCTTGAAGAAATGTTATTGAGAACAGAAATTGAATTGAAGCCGTCCCCTAATGGACAACTTGTATTTGTCGATGGAGAAGATGTCACAAAAAAAATCCGTTCCAACGAGGTCACCGCAAATGTTCCGCAAGTGGCTGCCCTCGGGAAAGTTCGCGAAATTCTTGTCGCAAAACAAAAACAGCTGGCCAAAGACGGGGCGGTTGTCATGGATGGACGAGATATCGGAACCCATGTCTTAAAAGATGCGGAGTTGAAAATCTTCATGTCCGCATCTGTTGAGGAAAGGGCGAAACGCAGACTGCTAGATAATGAAAAAAGAGGCATCCCATCCGACTTTGAAAAGCTGAAGGAAGAAATCGCCCTGCGCGATCAGCAGGACATGGAACGGGAAATCTCTCCGTTGGTACAAGCGGAAGATGCCATCTTTTTGGATACGACCCACTTGTCCATCGAAGAAGTGGCTGAAGAAATCTTGCGTATGGCAAAAGAAAAGATGGCATAA